In the Mastacembelus armatus chromosome 16, fMasArm1.2, whole genome shotgun sequence genome, CCAGAtgttaaaaaactaattttccAAACCTGATCGTAGTTGTCATGGCCGTGAAAGAAAGGTTCCTTTCTGAAGATCATGCTGGCCAGCATGCAACCCAGACTCCACATGTCCAAGCTGTAGTCATACATCTACGAATCATATAGGAGGGGGAAAGATCTGAATTGACTGCACCGCATTAAAAAGATTAATTGacttaaataacattttataaaaatataaataacctAAACCCTAAGTCACATTTTCAacaattttgtaaaataaataaataaataatggcaTGCCTGGACATGTAGAGAGAGACTAAGTGCCTCACCTGGTAGTCTACCAAGAGTTCAGGTCCTTTGAAGTATCTGGATGCCACTCTCACATTATATTCCTGGTTTGGATGGTAGAATTCTGCCAATCCCCAATCAATCAGGCGAAGCTGAAAGttggaaagataaaaaaaaccaaacaaacatgaatataCTTCAAATCACACTTCGCTGAAGTCACAGCAGAAAGACGGGACGTGAAcgaagaataaataaataaatgtcaacatGTCAGACAATACCTTTCTGTGTTCATGATCAATCATTACATTGTGTGGCTTGACATCTCTGTGCATTATCCCCATACTGTGGCAGTAATCCAGAGCCTGtcaggtaaaaaaataataatctgtaaCCAGCAGTCTGTGAATGATAGAGATGCAATCAGAGCTCCGTATGTTTAGACTGTAAATGATCCAATTACCTTTAGGATTTCATACATGTAGAACCGTATGTCAAAGTCAGATAGTGTTTGATACAATTGCtgtaaagagaaataaaaatgtatgagcCATTGAAGAATATTTAGTATCAGTATAAACAACACTGCCAGTCAAAAAGCAGCATCTTTACCTTGAAGTCTGTGTTGTTCACATGTTCAAAGACCAGCGCAGGAGTTCTTGACTAAAAaggtgcagaggaaaaaaaaaaaaaaaaaaagtttatgcATGAgcatgaatatgaatatgaatgtgtgtgtgtgtgtgtgtgtgtgtcctgaatGGGTACGGtgccaaaaaggaaaaacataccACAGGATCCTTGACAATATCTAACAATGAGATGATGTTTGGGCCACCCCTCAGATTCTCCAGgatctttatttctctcttgattttcttttttttgaccGGCTGTGAAGAGAGAGAGTCTTGTGAGGCACATGGAAGCGCTACTGAAGTGACAGGATATAAGGACTATGttccactgaaaacatttacaaatctCATAAAAGTCCAACCCACTAGTCATCTCCATACCTTCAGTATTTTGACAACcactttttcattgtttgtgatGTTTATGGCTTCAAACACTTCACTATATTTGCCTCTTCCTAGTTTTCTGACTAGCTGATAGTCGTCTTGGttcctaaaaaacaaacatacacggttaacaatgaaaaaaaaaaaaaaaaaaaaaaaaagctcaccCAACGAGCAAACAAATACAATTAAAGTAGCAGCAGATCATTTCCCCTTACCCCCACTCAACAACATGGGACTCATAGTCCCAGTATTCCCGaggtctctgtgtgtttacatcagGGTAAACTCGAGAGCGGCTTGGAACGGGCCCAGACATATTCTACACAAAATCTTCTCCAAATCTCCTAAAACAGGACAAACGACATCAGAATATGATACAGAGGCAAATATTAATCAGTACTTAAAGCATTTTACGAAACAAACTGCTACTCTAGCATCACAGAGCAGCCTTAAACTCAACACAGGTGATAGTGGCCAATTGATTAGGAATCAGCAATACCTGGGAGGCTCCCTCCAGGATGCTGATGCTGACTGAGGAATTAGAACAGGAGCACTTGAGATGCCTTTATGGTGCAAAAGCTGCAACAGCAGAGACAAAGACGTCCAACACAGATCACTAGTCTGTCCACAGCAACAGATCAACAGCATGTGTGGAGCAGACAAATGGGAATATAAGTTTATGAGACTCTTGACTTTGGACAATGGGTGTCCAGTGTGGGCAGACCTGAATGTTAAATGGGGGCATCCAACCAGTCTAATCAGGAGGCACGGGGTTCAATACAGTCATCACTGGGGGCTAACTACACCAAAGCAGTATCTCCTGTTGGAAAAAGGGGAGAAAGTAGGTTGATTAAAATCAATGCTGTCAGTTAATCAAACAGTGTGAGCCAACGTGCCCCAGTCAACACATCTGCAATGATCCGCGGCTACGAAAGGACCATCGACAAACAGCCGCTCTGCTAACACACTGGTTCACTTATTGCCAGTTTAGCCGCTTAAAGCTGGAGGAGGCACAGGGTCTGTGGTCGGAGGCCTGCACCAGTTAGCACCAGTGCAGCCGAGCTAGCAGTTAGCCGGGCTAACAGTTAGCTCGGCTAGTTAGCGTTAGCTGGAAAGCCGGCTGGAAAGTCTCAGGTAACGCGAGCTCTCCTCCACATTACGagtctgaaacacacagttcGCACTTAAACAGCCAGGCCATCACCCCGAACGCCACAGTTCACGCAGAGCCAAGTCATAAGCTCCGAGAAATGCATTTCCTTAAGCTAAAAAGTGCTAAGCTAGCAGGCTAGGCGAGGGAACAGCCTCCTGGCTGACAACGCCTCGGAAAAACAGCCCGCAAACACCGGGAGGGCGCAGCCGAAAGGCGCCGCGGCTGGCTCACCGGTTCCCAGCTTCTCCTGACATGTAAAAAACTCACAGGTAGCTCCAAACCCACGGCGATCTGCGATCAAACAACACGGTTACCTCTCAGCGTCGCTGGGACGTCAATATGGCGAAGCTTAGGATGAAGAGCTTAGGGCGAACGGACCTTCCTGCAGGGGGCGCTGTGCTTTTCCTCGTCCACGGGGGAGCCGCCACCATCTGGTCTGACTGAAGCCACGGGTCTCAAATGCGTGTCTGCGTGAGTCTGCGTGAGTCTGcgtgcgcacacgcacacgcacacgcacacagctgtggtgttgtgttgttggTGAACCTCACCTTTGACCCGACCCAGTAGGTCAGCatcattttaacacagaaaacgTCGAGACCAAAACAGTCTCTTCAGTCTGCAAACCTCAAATAAAAGTTCTGTGCCTCATAATGTTCCACAACACATGGATTTTAatcagataagataaaataacgTAAGATAAAACGAACTCTATTTGTCCCACCGTGGGGAAATTACAAGCAGAGAGCCAACAGCAGCAAAGAtatgagataaataagaaattcaaaatattttaaaaatgggtaaaaaagtggaataaatctacaaaataaaataaaataaaataaagctacaaaacctttaagtgtgtacaatatgtgcctatgggtatgtgCAGTATCTGGACatcaatggataaataaataaaagatatatTTTATTAGGAGACTTTCAGTCAGGCCTGTTTCTTCAAAGGTCTTTGTTTAGTGCTGCTCTAGATAAATGGACAGTGGCTCAGAAACACTACGTGGTCTGTGGCAGGAGAAAAGGCCAGGGGCATTTCCTGAAGCAACCACCCACCTGTAATACAAACCCTTTTTGTGACTTCGGACAATTATTTTTATCTGGAACTGATATGATGAATAGGCCTTTGTAATGTTATCAGGAGCTTCTCTGACTGCGGGTCATGCACTGTCGAACACAGAGGCAATTGATACATCTTGTCTGAATCTATAATTAACTAGAGCATTGAAGGTTTAAAAAGTGTCAGTCTATATAAACCCAACAACAGTCGTGCTGCTAAACACTGGACACAGCTGGAGACTGAAGTTAACAATGAAGACgtaagtttttatattttttatctctaaagtatatatttttttcacagctgGTTATGACACAATGCTATGAAATTTCTACGAATGTTATCAAATGCTAATGACGATGATGACAGTgaaaagtcttttattttttatttctttcaggaTCATGAGTTGCATCCTAATTCTTCCATTTGCACTGATGGTTGTAACAGCTGCAGTCAGAGGTGACACAAGCTAAAAAATTATTACCTGTTGTTTTGACTTTACTGAACGTTTGGAATAAGACAAagattttgttctttctttttaagcCCGAAGAGAAAATGTGTTAAGCTTCCTAACTGGTGAGTTTATTTATCTAATGTTTACTTGCAGTATGGTCAGTGTTTATTGtcatataatattttatatgtagTGCATATCATGTATCATTATATATCAtctaatattcatatttatgtcAACACTGTGAACTTTAGTCACAAGTTGTTTTCGCTCACGTTGTCACAGGTGCACTTGGCACAACTACTGAAAAGACCGTAACGGCAAATACCACAGGTCTGTGAGTCACAATGTAGTAATCAAATATACTGAGATATATTCCGTTTTAAAACAGAAAGGTCAAATTATGGTCTGTAGTGACCGCTCATGTCAACAGATCCTCAGAAGCATTGTGGGTTCCCCAGATACATTAACATGAGGTTCAAAGACTGGCTAACAAACGAGGACATTtgtgatatttgtgttttattccaGTTTAGCTTCAACGGTTTGTGCTGTAACAAACAACATAACAAATTGCATCATATATTCTCTCCTGACTGCAGGATATGGAAACCCTCCGCGTAAAGTTGTGACAGAGAAAGATTCAGAAGGTACAGCGGTTATCTGAGCACCAGTTTGATTTCTAAATTGCTGTTATGTTTTGGTATTGCCAGTGTCACAGGTTTATCATTAGGAGGTTTTCGTTTTAAACAGCAATAAACTCATTCACAGACGTGTCAGATGCAAAATCTACAGAGAGTTTTGAAACCGATAGACTTACAGGTATGTGCTCTTTAACTCTGACTCAAACATAGAAAAagtttcatttcaattttattattaattattattgttattttattttaaaatttgtgaaACTAAAGTAGCTGGTAAAAATGGAAGTGAGAGCAGACTGAGTAACCTGTACGTCTAATCTAACCTGCAGTGATCGCAGGTTTCTGACAATATATTGATGCAGATGTCACAGCAGTAAATGTTTATTCTTTCCTGATGCAGTCAAAGACGTTGAAAGCCATGAGATCTTGACCCCTAAAGTTGTGCAGAACGATGAAACACCATTTACAGGAGCAAGCAAAGACAAGGTGGTGCTGTTAGATGTGAGCAGAAGACTGGTTCAAGAACATGGCAGCAGAGAGCGGAGTGGGCCCTGTGGGTCCCACCAAGCAAGCAAAGAGCAGACTGACCTTGACAGCGAGGAAGGAATGACGGTGGATGCTCAGGAGGTGGAAACTGTGTCAGGAAAACAAGTTATGTGCTTAGATGGAGCCAGAATGACTGGCGAGGACAGTCAAGGCCCCACTCTCCAAAGAAAGGCAGGAAGAGTTGAGGGGATGAAAGGCACAGTGGTCTCAGGTGAGAGCAGAGACCTGCTGGACCAGGATAGTTTGGAGGACAACAATAGCAATATTCGCACAGAATCCAGAGAATATATCAGCTCTGAGACTTCTCCAATAGGTAATAACATTTTTCCTTCTACTAATGAATCTTGCAAATACAATTTGATTACGGTGCATAGTGCACTGCCTTCCTGAACATCACtaatttcttcctctttcttctagAACGTGTGCCCAGTGGTTTGTCTGTTCCAGCCAAGAACCCAGCCTCCTGAGGACCCTACAAAGGTCTGTTTCCTTTGGATGTGAATGAGACAAAAGCTCTATCCTCCCATCTCAGCTTAGGAAACAACTCCATGTTGTTATGTGGTTACGTGTCGACCACATAACAACATTTAAATTGATCTTGCTTTGTGTTACGAATGTAAAGTCAGACATcagttgttttttcctcttttctttcaggTTCTGTTTTTCCTGACACTGAGTCAGGGGCTGCCATCTGTTGACTCATAGGAGGCAGACGGGCTGTTTTCCAATACAGACGCTTCTGGGACTTTTGGACCCAAATTTAGATTTAAACATGGATTTTCCAATATGTGATCATgtgaacaaatgaaagaaaaaaagcgTTTTTGCTAATTTTGTGTTGAACTTGCTTGTAGAAACTGGATAAAGAGAGTAAGATCCTACGGGGGGGGGTGATCATCAGTACAAagtttttgtctctgtaatgTAAAAGCGTGTAAGTAATCtcctacaaaaataaatatcaatacAGGAAACATAAAGAGTGcatctttttcatttccttgGATTTCAAATGTAGTTTAATTtctaattaaatacaaatacatatttcaaTACAGATTGAAAGAACCAAAACTGCAATCCAGCAAACATTCAGCACAACAGAGTCtccagtaaataaaatataaatcagttgCCAATACACACATATTGTAATGCTGTGTGAGTAGAGTGTGCGGTGTTATCTGGTTATAGCTTGTGAAACAAATTACACAGAATGCACTGTTGGGATTTTTAGAGCTCCGGTGTTTCATTTCCTAAAGTGCTGAAGCTCACTGTACACGTCTGACTGGACTCCATGTAACTCCTATAAAAAAGTGAAAGCAGTTCTTCATGGAAGCAGAAATAAATCACTAAACTCTAAACCTAAACAACATCATTTGCACATTGTCTTTGAGGCGTAAATAACAACATCGTTCGCTCTTACCTGATAGGGCGACTCTATGACCTCTGTTGCCATTTTCCTTGATACAGACGATGGCAAGCTTCTTCTAcctgtttaaaaatgcacatttcttTGACATGGTGCTGCCCATCATGATGCAGCACAATCAGAAACATCAGTACACGGGCATTTTGCACTCACCGTCATGAGAATCCCattgtctctttcttttgtAGTGAGTTGCAAAGCAGAACACAGAAATAGTGATGAAGAGGGTCAAGATGATATCAGAGACAATAATGGCTATTGCCGAGGCCATGTTTATTTGGTAACAGGAACCACATTCTGTGAAAGAGTGGTGACACTGAAGTGAAacacaaaacccacacacacagcttgtttTTTCAGCTTCCCACAGCAGAAACAATTTGAAGAAATCTGTTGTAGGTACCTTGTTGTTCTCCAGCAGATCCTGAAAGATAAAGAGTAAATAAAAGCTCAGATCACAACAGCAAAGACTGCCCAcactcatttattattttaccacgctgttaaaacacacagagcaaaccACTCACCAAATGATGAACCCACGATGCAAAGAGCGTCAGACATCTTCTTTATGGTGGTTACTGGTCGCAGAGGAAACGAGGCTGACGGTCACCTGTCCTGCCGTCTGTTTTCGAATGAACATAAACAAGGAGGAGGACTCACGGATGAAGAACTGTACACGGGCAGCACCGGCAGTGGTGTGAGGGTTCAGAGGAGGGGGGAGTCCACTCAGAGAAGAGGAAGCTGCtgcgtttctgtttttttgcctAAAATGTCACATTCAGGTGAAGTTTTCTagcctgataaaaaaaaaaaaaagaaattatatcaGTCTTTTTAACAAGACTTTGAGTGAACTGAACAAGATAAGACGCCGTCTATTCACTATAGTTGCAGTTTCTGCTAAAATACTTGTGATTGTATCTTCAAATACAGCATTTCCTCATGACCTGTGGTTTTAATGCAGTTCGTTGGCCACAGTCTCAGCTACCTTGTCTAAGCCTTGGTAAACCACATGTTTATCTTTGTTGATGCTGAGCTGCCAGTGAAATGAAACTTTGAAAGGAAACTTCACCtccacttcttttttttgtctctgagatttttgtttcatgttcagACACAATTGTCCAAATGATGAAACTGTCTGCACTGATTGTGTTCGGCCTACATGCACATAACAACATTCAACACACAAAAGTCTAAAACTATTTAGatagaaaatgtcaaataaatgaGTAGTGCATTAATTAAACCAGACTATTATTTGAACAACAATTTAGGATTAATGCCCAGATTTCTTAAACCAgtgtaaaacagcaaaaacatcctCGTCTGTAACTCTCTGGGAATAATAATGATATGTCACCCATTACAATTTGTAAGATGGTGTTTTACAACTGGTCAATTAATCATTTGCTATCAGTTAATAGATCAATTATAGACCATAGTTAAGAGCAGGTTTGGCTTTTTGTATTGACTGTAGTTCATTAGGAATCATCTTTTAATATACAGACTttccagaaaacaaacaatcttctgaaaaacatttgtaattaAAACATAATTGTTGTATTGATTGTTGTAATGACATGTCATTTCATAATGACTCACCATCTTTTGTTATTATTCACGTCCCTTAAGGTGAAACCCATGACCTTTTGTTAATGGATTCACAAGTAATGATTCATCAGCCGCTTTTCTCACTTATCTGCCATTATAGAAAAACAAACGGCTCTaagctaaagaaaaaagaaaaactacacaGACAACCTCTCTGCAACCTCCCATTTTTCTAAACATAAGAACAGAGAGTTTAGCTCTATACCTCACACCTGCctctcaaaaaacaaaacaaactgctgtgagtgttgttctattctgttttcaAAAGTTTCCACGGCACAGAGTAACtaactgatggaaaaaaaacGATGAAGGAAAGGAGGTAGATCAGACAGATAGTACTGAACTAGCCTTGGTTACCATATTGTGCGTGTTCTCCTGAAACTGCAAGACAACAGTTTAACCACATTATTATCTCAACACACATTTGGACCTTAAACCGTCTTCCAGAAATCTGATCGGCACTTCTGCATTAGTCACAGTGCACAGATGTCACGTTAGTGCAGCAGGATGACTTCTGACGCTAAAGAGGACGTTGAAAACAAGCACGTGAATCGATGAaccacatacagatacacaaacacagtaaatagctaacaaataaaaatatctatttCTTTCAGTGAATGTTAGTGAAGCATAAATCTCACCAGGCATGGGAGTTTATTAACACGTCTATACATCAGCAACGCTGTGGTTTGTCACGACATACATTATAAACCACCTATGGAAAATCAACAGGTCTGTTTTTTTCAAACTCACTTATATCCCTAAAATTATTTGCATAAAATCTTCTGGGCCTGCTAAAATACAGTTGAGACATCCTGCCAGCAAACGGCCACTGGAGGGGCTCTGTGGTGTGGAAAATATGAAACTGAAGTGCATTTAGAGATGGTTTATTCACAAGGTTGGTCATTTGGATTTACACACATTAAGTGTCGATTGAACAGGTTGACACAGTTTGGTTCATCAAGGTTTGCAAAATAACTCCTGTAACAGACAGCACGCTGCTGCTTGAACGAAGATCTTTTTTCTGGACTTTTGCAGTTTTTCCTGTAGGACGCTAAAATGTTTTTAGCTACAATGCATTCTGTGTAAAGTGTATTCAAATGTAGTAATAGTCAAAGAAATTCAATTCAGAAATAGTTTCTATGAATAAAGATTATCACTGTCAAATATGTAATCTACCTGTGTGGAGTTATTAAAACAGTTCAGTAAGTCTGTTAAAGCTTGTTGGAATATATTGTTAAAAAGCAGGCACATAATTTGGACCAGCACCGTCTTTAGATTAGCTCTTGCAGTTGGCCCGGACATTCATATACACTTTGTCAGCTGTGAAGAGATGAGAGGGCACAGAGATTATTGGAAAATAGAACGTTGCCAAAtgtacaaaaacagacagacagacaaacagacagacagacagacagacaaacagacagacagacagacagacagacagacagacagacagacagaccaatCGATAGATATTCTATTATAGATATTAGATGcaaattcagattgtcctgttgctcttatattaacttttacatagaaatttcactataaaatataaatttgaaatataattaacagataagaacatataacataaatagcataactaGCATATCAACAGTTACTATTAATACTATCAATAGAATGTACTGGATGGATTAATACTGTGATATTGACACTAACAAgtcaacacaaaaataaatgagacGTATTGTCAAACTAGCAGAAAAACTTACCACCACTGCAGTCGCTCCAACTCATAACTGCAGATCTAAACATAGCGAGACCATGACTCATTTTAGCCCCTATTGTCTTACCGTTGTCTATTTTCCTCCGCCGAAAGCTGGCGCATCGGTAggtgacaatgacaatgacaagaGTCAACAACACATCTGCACAGATGATGCCTGCTATTGTGCCTGGTTCAATCCGGTAACAAGACACGTTGCTGTCTGGCAAACAAACGTAGGCAGAGACTGAACATACAGCCAGAAAAGAAGAAtgggatggatggaaaaaatgATTTATCTTTTGGGCTTGGCTAGATTTGCAAAACTTTTGCTTCCTTATCTTATTTTGCATTgtggtttattgtgttttgattCTGTCTCGTGTTTTCTGCTTACTGTTGACATGtgtacagcactttgtgtcagttgttactgtttttaaagtgtcttatgaataaaagtattattattattattagtctaGGTTTTGTATGTTGACATGCACGAACACTGAGATTCAAAgttgtgtgtgttctctctttGTTCCACTCACCTGTGAGCACCACAGCCACGtcttaaagaaaagaaagaaaagtaaaacaaggCTTTTTTGTCAGTTAAGTTTCCACCATGCAGAGTGTTTGTGGTTTCATTTTCCTGTGTAAGACCACCCgaatatttatatgtgtgtgtgcgtgcgtgtgtgtgtgtgtgtgtgtgcgtgcgtgcaaaCACATACTTACTGCAAAGCAAAAACAGGACAGTTAGAAAGAATGTGTTGTGTGCCATTGCCAGATTTGCCAAGTTACGTGCCTTCTGAAAGATAAATGGAGACCAGGCTTAGCACACATGCTACGTGCTTCATATTGGCAGTAATACCTGTAGTACACAGTCACAGTGTGTTATGTCCTACATCCTACATGCTTTAAATCCTTAGACTATCACTCTGTTTGGTTTTACTGACACAATCAAATCCCTTAACGCTTTGAAGACAGAAGCCCGTTTATCTGCGTTAGTGAATAAACAGCCTGTTTCACAATGAGTCACATGTCGCTGTGTGGGCATCTGAtgaaaggaaatttaaaaaagaaataaaagagtTCTCAGAAATCATTCAAATATCACAACAAATGAATGAACATCAGCAGGATATGGCAGTTGATGTATTCACACGTGTATAAAGCTGATTTTTATCTAGTCCATCTGGGGATGAGGGAGAGAAAGTCGGAGTGAGATAAGATCCTCATACCTGCTCTGCTGGCCGTCTGCTATCCAAAAGCTGATGTGAGTCTAACTTCTCATTGGTTTTCGCTTTTGAGGGCTGACGTCAaatcttctgctcctcctctgctgggcTCAAACGCTGCCTGTGTAGTTTGGTAACACTGATGGTTTAACAGTGACAGAGAAGAAGGTATAGATTCTAATTTCAAACTGCGGCTTCAAAAAAGATctacacaaaatataaaacattacacAAGACAAAGGAAAACAATTGCACAAGTAAATCCAGCTGTAGTACCAACCCAGAGTCGGCGGCAGCTttctaatgaaaacaaaaacaacagtctgACATCCACACGAATAAACTCTCTGTATCGACGGCCCTCACGCAGTGGAGAACATGAGCTGTTTCTTCTTCAGCGCCTGTTTCCGAAGATGCTGCTGGAGAAGAAACCTCAAAACAGGAAGTTTTGAAAGTGCGTAGGTTGTTCGACCGTGAGCTCAgactgtgactctgctgcttctcAGTGGCCACGAGCCTGTATCTTACTCAGACGACTCTGTTTCAAGGATTCATGGATTTAGTCTCTGACTTTTCCAACAACTTTTCAGTTCGAAAACGCTCAACGGTGCAGTCGGCCTGTGTTGGTCTTACTGAGCTGTGAGACGATGctgtctttttatttgtgtgcCTCATCTCTGTTTTCACTGCTCTGCCTTGGCAGACTAGTGGTGATTCTGAGTCTTCAACAGCAGAGGGAGCTGAGAGATTACTGGTAGTGTCTGTGGCAACACGGTGcctgaaactgaaacttttaAGCTGAACAAATTTTTACTCTTTGTTACAGTTCTGCTTTTTTCAACTTCTGCTTTATTCTTGGACTCAACGTAACTTCCCTCGGTCTTCAGTCATGATGAAAACAAGACAgactagaatttaaaaaaatctggcaGCTCTCAAGGTTTTATTAATATCGTCTACGTTACAAGAGTAAAACAAAGTcctgaaaaagcagcagagtctcACACATTAGAAACTAGACAAAACCTGTAACACAGCAATTCAGTCTTATACATCACTGATACAACAATGTGGCACATTCTCCTTATTTCACTTTCTTTAAGGTTGAGTTTACTCTATTCGTCAGTTTCTGACATTTCAATATTGTTTATGTAGAAAACACTAAAATCTTAGTCACTTGGTAAAAACACAGTCATCATCATGTTCCAGTgtgatattgtgtttgtttctaataTGACACAGACATTCCTGTCAAGCTGTGCCCTAAAGATAAATTATATGTATATTCAgatctattaaaaacacaatctgCTAAATAAACCAAACATTAAGCCCAGGTCCAAAAATTTAAACTGCCTGATACAGACAGACAATATAGTAATGAACAGCATTTCTACGCTTTGTAAATGAATCAATAATTTATCAATTAATAtggaagaaaacacattttgacttGTGATCAGTTAATAAACACATGATGGAGCTGAAACACTTATTAAGTCAAAATATTCATGACAGTGTGTAActatattttctttcattggTAAAGAAAAAGCCTGATTAGTTTATTTATTGACTTttttcaaataatgaattaatcaataatcaatcattaaaTGAATCCTACCACCTGTATTATTTTATACCTCTTTTCTATGTTACAGAAGGAAgagctttgttttagtttgaggatatatatacagatatatatctatgtatagatatatatatgaagTATTCTGTAAGTGGtaactctggtttcctcccacagtccaaaaacctgtatgtcaggttgattggtgactctaaattgcccataggagtgagtgtgagtgtgtgaggttgtttgtctctatgtggccctgtgatggactggtgacctgtccagggtggacccctgcctttcacccagagagagctgggataggctccagcagatccctgggaccctggctttcaggaaaaagcaggtatagaagatggatggatgtaagtGGTACACTGGaagggatttttaaaaagtacttcaAAACTGAACAAAAGTGCAGTTCTATAAATCAATCACTcgaatgttttttctttctctcacagttactatatatatatatatatatatgtttttgtctatgattatataattatatatatatataatatacttaTAATTgacaaacactaaaataaatattaagatCTATGCTGctacatacatgtgtgtattttgccCTGAACAGTGTTTCTTGTCCTTCGTGTGAATACGATGTA is a window encoding:
- the LOC113122722 gene encoding casein kinase II subunit alpha-like, encoding MSGPVPSRSRVYPDVNTQRPREYWDYESHVVEWGNQDDYQLVRKLGRGKYSEVFEAINITNNEKVVVKILKPVKKKKIKREIKILENLRGGPNIISLLDIVKDPVSRTPALVFEHVNNTDFKQLYQTLSDFDIRFYMYEILKALDYCHSMGIMHRDVKPHNVMIDHEHRKLRLIDWGLAEFYHPNQEYNVRVASRYFKGPELLVDYQMYDYSLDMWSLGCMLASMIFRKEPFFHGHDNYDQLVRIAKVLGTEDLYDYIDKYNIELDPRFNDILGRHSRKRWERFVHSENQHLVSTEALDFLDKLLRYDHQARLTAREAMDHPYFYPIVKDQGRGATPGGMAASSTPVSSSSMMAGITSMSSSQPLANIAGSPVISAPNTLATQVPAATGAQP
- the LOC113122633 gene encoding uncharacterized protein LOC113122633 isoform X1: MKTIMSCILILPFALMVVTAAVRARRENVLSFLTGALGTTTEKTVTANTTGYGNPPRKVVTEKDSEAINSFTDVSDAKSTESFETDRLTVKDVESHEILTPKVVQNDETPFTGASKDKVVLLDVSRRLVQEHGSRERSGPCGSHQASKEQTDLDSEEGMTVDAQEVETVSGKQVMCLDGARMTGEDSQGPTLQRKAGRVEGMKGTVVSGESRDLLDQDSLEDNNSNIRTESREYISSETSPIERVPSGLSVPAKNPAS
- the LOC113122633 gene encoding uncharacterized protein LOC113122633 isoform X2, with amino-acid sequence MKTIMSCILILPFALMVVTAAVRARRENVLSFLTGALGTTTEKTVTANTTGYGNPPRKVVTEKDSEDVSDAKSTESFETDRLTVKDVESHEILTPKVVQNDETPFTGASKDKVVLLDVSRRLVQEHGSRERSGPCGSHQASKEQTDLDSEEGMTVDAQEVETVSGKQVMCLDGARMTGEDSQGPTLQRKAGRVEGMKGTVVSGESRDLLDQDSLEDNNSNIRTESREYISSETSPIERVPSGLSVPAKNPAS
- the LOC113122633 gene encoding uncharacterized protein LOC113122633 isoform X3, which produces MKTIMSCILILPFALMVVTAAVRARRENVLSFLTGYGNPPRKVVTEKDSEAINSFTDVSDAKSTESFETDRLTVKDVESHEILTPKVVQNDETPFTGASKDKVVLLDVSRRLVQEHGSRERSGPCGSHQASKEQTDLDSEEGMTVDAQEVETVSGKQVMCLDGARMTGEDSQGPTLQRKAGRVEGMKGTVVSGESRDLLDQDSLEDNNSNIRTESREYISSETSPIERVPSGLSVPAKNPAS
- the tyrobp gene encoding TYRO protein tyrosine kinase-binding protein; protein product: MSDALCIVGSSFGSAGEQQECGSCYQINMASAIAIIVSDIILTLFITISVFCFATHYKRKRQWDSHDGRRSLPSSVSRKMATEVIESPYQELHGVQSDVYSELQHFRK
- the hcst gene encoding hematopoietic cell signal transducer isoform X2; translated protein: MAHNTFFLTVLFLLCNVAVVLTDSNVSCYRIEPGTIAGIICADVLLTLVIVIVTYRCASFRRRKIDNADKVYMNVRANCKS
- the hcst gene encoding hematopoietic cell signal transducer isoform X1, with translation MAHNTFFLTVLFLLCNVAVVLTVSAYVCLPDSNVSCYRIEPGTIAGIICADVLLTLVIVIVTYRCASFRRRKIDNADKVYMNVRANCKS